A window from Pseudomonadota bacterium encodes these proteins:
- a CDS encoding carbonic anhydrase: MNIARYTTLALLGLTLFATPARADAPPSPGPAPAAPPTAAPTAAPSASPTATPTSEAPPVDGSQALFRLLTGNTRFTQGRTIHANQGAATRAAKAKRSRPWCVVVTCSDSRVPPEIVFDQGLGDMFVVRTWGTHLGETAIGSLEHAIADHSMNLIVVLGHSQCLAVKACIDGKQEPGAAARIVASKAAAVAISRRYKGDLLTAACKEDARLISQRISSYPFVSQRLKSGKFRVVPAFYDLETGNVKVLNPQKQP; the protein is encoded by the coding sequence GTGAACATCGCCCGCTACACCACGCTCGCCCTGCTGGGGCTGACCCTTTTCGCCACCCCGGCCCGCGCTGACGCGCCGCCCAGCCCCGGTCCCGCGCCCGCCGCGCCGCCCACCGCAGCGCCCACCGCAGCGCCCAGCGCCTCGCCGACGGCGACCCCGACGTCTGAGGCACCGCCGGTCGACGGTTCGCAGGCCTTGTTCCGCCTGCTCACCGGGAACACCCGCTTCACCCAGGGGCGCACCATCCACGCCAACCAGGGAGCGGCCACACGGGCGGCCAAGGCGAAGCGCTCACGCCCCTGGTGCGTGGTCGTGACCTGCTCCGACTCGCGCGTCCCTCCCGAGATCGTGTTCGACCAGGGCCTGGGCGACATGTTCGTCGTTCGCACGTGGGGAACGCACCTGGGCGAGACCGCCATCGGAAGCCTGGAGCACGCCATCGCCGACCACAGCATGAACCTCATCGTCGTGCTCGGGCACTCGCAGTGCCTCGCTGTCAAGGCGTGCATCGACGGCAAGCAGGAGCCGGGGGCCGCCGCGCGCATCGTGGCCTCGAAGGCGGCCGCGGTCGCCATCTCGCGCCGCTACAAGGGCGACCTGCTCACCGCAGCCTGCAAGGAAGACGCCCGTCTCATCTCGCAGCGCATCTCGAGCTACCCGTTCGTGTCGCAGCGCCTCAAGTCGGGGAAGTTCAGGGTGGTTCCCGCCTTCTACGACCTCGAGACGGGAAACGTGAAGGTGCTCAACCCGCAGAAGCAGCCCTGA
- a CDS encoding peptidase M3, whose amino-acid sequence MSTLQSTLTELKETFLALHERKEDLFWVTKMGTADDAEAAGRQMAEAEIAVNRFLQDPQRLRRLRELASSGAGTEAERVVLGGWIAMLAANVVEDPKAQALSEEIVGLEGALARARGAMTLGFTDPATGRFEPASSVRLAMMARTDPDEARRRAAYEGLRSIEIHVLENGFLEIVKKRNQLGRLLGYEDYYDWRTSVVERKSKAEIFRVLDDLAARTRDRAAAELSAFAAEKGEEVRQPWNFSHARSGDLSRQLDPYFAFAASLRRWGRSFTALGIRYRGATLTLDLLDRPGKYENGFMHGPGVAFVDSGTWRPARINFTSNASPSQIGSGLRGLETFFHEGGHAAHFSNIVTPAPCFAHEFAPTSIGYAETQSMFLDSLIGDADWRRLYARDESDAPMPLALIEADVAQAQPFKGWDVRAMLTIPFGERALYEMEHLDPEQVLATFRRIERETQGLACGVRPILAVPHLLAGESSAYYHGYVLAEMAVHQTRAHFLNRDGSLTDNPRIGPDLAEHCWKPGNSVSFDDTLRALTGSPLSADALVADCNRTVEEAVDEARRAAARADEKPPYSGAVDLDARIRVMHGREEVADTAAGGFEEACRRFETWIRAASAG is encoded by the coding sequence ATGAGCACATTGCAGTCCACGCTGACCGAGCTGAAGGAAACGTTCCTGGCCCTCCACGAGCGCAAGGAAGATCTGTTCTGGGTGACCAAGATGGGGACCGCCGATGACGCGGAGGCCGCGGGGCGTCAGATGGCCGAGGCCGAGATCGCCGTCAACCGCTTCCTGCAAGATCCGCAGCGGCTTCGTCGGCTGCGCGAGCTTGCGTCCAGCGGCGCGGGCACGGAGGCTGAACGCGTGGTTCTCGGCGGCTGGATCGCCATGCTGGCCGCCAACGTGGTGGAAGACCCGAAGGCCCAGGCGCTCTCAGAGGAGATCGTCGGGCTCGAAGGCGCGCTGGCGCGCGCCCGCGGCGCGATGACGCTCGGATTCACCGATCCGGCCACGGGTCGCTTCGAGCCGGCCTCGAGCGTGCGTCTCGCCATGATGGCGCGCACCGATCCGGACGAGGCGCGTCGTCGCGCCGCCTATGAGGGGCTGCGATCCATCGAGATCCATGTGCTCGAGAATGGCTTCCTCGAGATCGTGAAGAAGCGGAACCAGCTCGGGCGCCTGCTCGGCTACGAAGACTACTATGACTGGCGAACCAGCGTCGTCGAGCGCAAGAGCAAGGCGGAGATCTTCCGCGTGCTCGACGATCTGGCGGCGCGCACCCGGGATCGCGCCGCCGCGGAGCTGTCGGCCTTTGCGGCCGAGAAAGGCGAGGAGGTGCGACAGCCCTGGAACTTCAGCCACGCGCGCAGCGGCGATCTCTCTCGGCAGCTCGATCCCTACTTTGCGTTTGCGGCCTCGCTGCGCCGCTGGGGACGTTCGTTCACCGCCCTGGGCATACGATACCGCGGCGCCACCCTCACCCTCGATCTCCTCGACCGACCGGGGAAGTACGAGAACGGCTTCATGCACGGTCCGGGGGTTGCGTTCGTCGACTCGGGAACGTGGCGGCCGGCGCGCATCAACTTCACCTCGAACGCCTCACCGTCGCAGATCGGAAGCGGCCTGCGGGGGCTCGAGACGTTCTTCCACGAGGGGGGGCACGCCGCGCACTTCAGCAACATCGTGACCCCCGCGCCGTGCTTCGCCCACGAGTTCGCGCCCACCAGCATCGGCTACGCCGAGACGCAGTCGATGTTCCTCGATTCGCTCATCGGCGATGCCGACTGGCGGCGGCTGTATGCCCGCGACGAGAGCGACGCGCCCATGCCACTCGCCCTCATCGAGGCAGATGTGGCGCAGGCGCAGCCGTTCAAGGGCTGGGACGTGCGCGCCATGCTCACCATCCCCTTCGGAGAGCGGGCGCTCTACGAGATGGAGCACCTCGATCCGGAGCAGGTCCTTGCGACCTTCCGTCGCATCGAGCGCGAGACGCAGGGGCTCGCGTGCGGCGTTCGCCCCATCCTGGCCGTTCCGCACCTCCTCGCCGGAGAGTCGAGCGCGTACTACCACGGCTATGTCCTGGCCGAGATGGCCGTGCATCAGACGCGCGCGCACTTCTTGAATCGAGACGGTTCTCTCACCGACAACCCACGCATCGGTCCGGACCTGGCCGAGCACTGCTGGAAGCCGGGCAACTCGGTGTCGTTCGACGATACGCTGCGGGCGCTCACGGGTTCGCCACTGAGCGCGGACGCACTCGTGGCCGATTGCAACCGCACGGTGGAAGAGGCGGTGGACGAGGCCCGGCGCGCGGCCGCGCGCGCAGACGAGAAGCCGCCCTACAGCGGTGCGGTCGACCTCGACGCGCGCATCCGCGTGATGCACGGGCGCGAGGAGGTGGCCGATACCGCCGCGGGCGGCTTCGAGGAGGCGTGTCGACGCTTCGAGACCTGGATCAGGGCTGCTTCTGCGGGTTGA
- the rfbG gene encoding CDP-glucose 4,6-dehydratase → MTNVLFRDAFRGKRVLVTGHTGFKGSWLTIWLHRLGARVSGYALAPPTVPSNFEASQVRALLDGHHECDIRDRDALERAVRETRPDVIFHLAAQALVRASYDDPVETFGVNVMGTVALLDVVRRVGRPVVLVVVTSDKAYENKEHVWGYRETDEMGGHDPYSASKGCTELAVASMRRAYFPPGRVTEHGVKVASARAGNVIGGGDWARDRIMTDVMAAIAAGTPIPVRNPDAVRPWQHVLEPLSGYLTLAARMLESDDVNLLGGWNFGPIVGSELSVRHLVETAIAAYGQGAWTHLSEEGARHEARQLRLSIDKAVWDLGWRPRWGCTQAVERLVRWHHAFQHGGDGAMREPCLRDIEAYECSPFLGEIAAR, encoded by the coding sequence ATGACGAACGTGCTGTTCAGAGACGCCTTTCGGGGCAAGCGGGTGCTGGTGACCGGGCATACCGGGTTCAAAGGCTCGTGGCTGACCATCTGGCTCCACAGGCTGGGGGCCAGGGTGAGCGGCTACGCGCTCGCGCCACCCACGGTGCCGAGCAACTTCGAGGCCTCTCAGGTGCGCGCGTTGCTCGACGGGCACCACGAGTGCGACATCCGCGACCGCGACGCGCTCGAGAGAGCCGTTCGCGAGACCCGTCCCGACGTCATCTTCCACCTTGCCGCCCAGGCCCTGGTGCGCGCCTCGTACGACGATCCGGTCGAGACGTTCGGCGTCAACGTCATGGGAACGGTGGCCCTTCTCGACGTCGTGCGGCGCGTGGGAAGACCCGTGGTGCTCGTTGTGGTGACCTCCGACAAGGCCTACGAGAACAAGGAGCACGTCTGGGGCTATCGCGAGACCGACGAGATGGGCGGGCACGATCCGTACAGCGCCTCGAAGGGATGCACCGAGCTTGCGGTGGCGTCGATGCGCCGCGCGTACTTTCCGCCCGGCCGGGTGACCGAGCACGGGGTGAAGGTGGCCTCCGCGCGGGCCGGCAATGTCATCGGCGGAGGCGACTGGGCGCGCGATCGCATCATGACCGATGTGATGGCCGCCATTGCCGCGGGCACGCCGATACCCGTGCGCAATCCCGACGCGGTTCGCCCGTGGCAGCACGTGCTCGAACCCCTCAGCGGATACCTCACCCTTGCCGCGCGCATGCTCGAGAGCGACGACGTGAACCTGCTGGGAGGCTGGAACTTCGGCCCCATCGTGGGCAGCGAGCTCTCCGTGCGGCATCTGGTGGAGACCGCCATCGCAGCCTACGGCCAGGGCGCCTGGACCCACCTGAGCGAAGAGGGCGCGCGCCACGAGGCGCGCCAGCTGCGCCTGTCCATCGACAAGGCGGTCTGGGACCTGGGATGGCGCCCTCGCTGGGGATGCACCCAGGCGGTGGAGCGTCTGGTGCGATGGCACCACGCCTTTCAGCACGGGGGAGACGGCGCCATGCGCGAACCCTGCCTGCGCGACATCGAGGCCTACGAGTGCAGCCCGTTCCTGGGAGAGATCGCCGCGCGCTGA
- a CDS encoding CDGSH iron-sulfur domain-containing protein, protein MSEPVIAATVPAVLELEPGTYYWCSCGRSASQPFCDGSHAGTDFTPLAFDVEEKKRFAMCQCKLTAKAPFCDGKHKGCAK, encoded by the coding sequence ATGTCTGAACCCGTCATCGCCGCCACCGTCCCCGCGGTTCTCGAGCTCGAGCCCGGCACCTACTACTGGTGCTCCTGCGGCCGATCGGCCAGCCAGCCCTTCTGCGACGGATCGCACGCCGGCACCGATTTCACCCCCCTGGCATTCGATGTCGAAGAGAAGAAGCGCTTCGCCATGTGTCAGTGCAAGCTCACGGCCAAGGCCCCGTTCTGCGACGGCAAGCACAAGGGCTGCGCAAAGTAG